A single window of Hymenobacter sp. APR13 DNA harbors:
- the purE gene encoding 5-(carboxyamino)imidazole ribonucleotide mutase: MNTPSSDTPAADQPLVGVVMGSSSDWETMKHAVQILTQFGVAHEARVVSAHRMPDDLFAYAEQAGPRGLQAIIAGAGGAAHLPGMLAAKTTVPVLGVPVASRHLQGVDSLHSIVQMPKGIPVATFAIGEAGAANAALFAVSQLALHDARLAAQLHTFRAEQTEAARAMTLPV, encoded by the coding sequence ATGAATACACCTTCCTCCGATACTCCCGCCGCCGACCAGCCCCTGGTGGGTGTGGTGATGGGCTCCAGCAGCGACTGGGAAACCATGAAGCACGCTGTGCAGATTCTCACGCAGTTTGGCGTAGCCCACGAGGCCCGCGTGGTGTCGGCCCACCGCATGCCCGACGACCTGTTTGCCTACGCCGAGCAGGCTGGGCCGCGGGGCCTGCAGGCCATCATTGCCGGCGCGGGCGGCGCGGCCCACCTGCCGGGCATGCTGGCCGCTAAAACCACCGTGCCCGTGCTGGGCGTGCCCGTGGCCAGCCGCCACCTGCAGGGCGTCGATTCGCTGCACAGCATCGTGCAGATGCCGAAAGGAATTCCCGTCGCCACGTTTGCCATCGGCGAGGCCGGGGCCGCCAACGCGGCGCTGTTTGCCGTGAGCCAGCTGGCCCTGCACGATGCCCGCCTGGCCGCCCAACTTCACACCTTCCGGGCCGAGCAAACCGAAGCCGCCCGGGCCATGACGCTGCCCGTATGA
- the carB gene encoding carbamoyl-phosphate synthase (glutamine-hydrolyzing) large subunit has product MEKPNKVLILGSGALKIGEAGEFDYSGSQALKALKEEGIRTILINPNIATVQTSDNIADDVYFLPVTPYFVEEVIKKEQPDGILVAFGGQTALNCAVALYRAGVFEKYNVQVLGTPVQAIIDTEDRDIFKEKLDQIGVLSARSVAVTNMDDALAAAEKIGFPIIVRAAFALGGLGSGFANNMDELRALAQKSFTTSDQILVEESLKGWKEVEYEVVRDAYDNCITVCNMENFDPIGIHTGESIVVAPSQTLSNREYHKLRSIGIKTIRHLGIVGECNIQYALDPVSEDYRVIEVNARLSRSSALASKATGYPLAFVAAKLSLGYSLAELKNSVTQTTSAFFEPALDYVVVKLPRWDLGKFAGVNRQIGSAMKSVGEVMAIGKSFEEAIQKGLRMLDTGKRGFVANKPEQVDNATIDQLLSEPNEERIFAINLAFEAGYTVQQVHDLTKIDLWFLQRLLTIFELGQQLAAKRGNGLDALETSLLRDVKKAGFSDQQIAVKVLGEGDVKADELLVRARRKALGVLPVIKQIDTLAAEFPAKTNYLYSTYHGTENDLAPETDKSVVVLGSGVYRIGSSVEFDWCGVNAVQTAAEEGYKTIIINYNPETVSTDYDVSDRLYFEELSFERVMDILEFEQPEGVILSTGGQIPNNLATRLADANAPILGTAPARIDEAENRHKFSSIMDELGIAQPRWKELTSLDAMFEFVNEVGYPVLIRPSYVLSGASMNVVSNAFEMEAFLKAAVEVSAEYPVVVSEFMQEAKEIELDAVADKGEIVSYAISEHVEFAGVHSGDATMYYPPQRVYVGTVRKLKIIAEKIARRYEISGPFNIQFLEKNREIRVIECNIRASRSFPFVSKVSGNNLIKKATQVLLGKDVARDESERVYDLPFVGVKAPQFSFTRLPGADPVLRVDMVSTGEVGCLGDTAEEALLKSMLSVGYKIPQKTVLISGGPIKSKVTLLSAAELLLEKGYQIYATEGTHLFFTENDIPSTLLFWPNEPQEPNVLTYLKEKKIDLVINIPKNLSKGELDNDYKIRRTAVDFGVGLLTNARLAKAFIQAFCRLEMKDLKIKSWNEYKAM; this is encoded by the coding sequence ATGGAAAAACCCAACAAAGTTCTCATCCTTGGTTCCGGCGCGCTCAAAATTGGCGAGGCCGGGGAGTTCGACTATTCCGGTTCGCAGGCCCTTAAGGCGCTGAAGGAGGAAGGCATCCGCACCATCCTCATCAACCCCAACATTGCCACCGTGCAGACGTCGGACAACATTGCCGACGACGTGTACTTCCTGCCCGTGACGCCCTACTTCGTGGAGGAGGTCATCAAAAAAGAGCAGCCCGACGGAATTCTGGTGGCCTTCGGCGGCCAGACGGCCCTGAACTGCGCCGTGGCCCTGTATCGCGCCGGGGTGTTTGAGAAGTACAACGTGCAGGTGCTGGGTACGCCCGTGCAGGCCATCATCGACACCGAGGACCGGGACATCTTCAAGGAGAAGCTCGACCAGATTGGCGTGCTTTCGGCCCGCAGCGTAGCCGTAACCAACATGGACGACGCGCTGGCGGCAGCCGAGAAAATCGGTTTCCCCATCATCGTGCGGGCGGCGTTTGCGCTGGGCGGCCTGGGCAGCGGCTTCGCTAACAACATGGACGAGCTGCGCGCTTTGGCCCAGAAATCCTTCACTACTTCCGACCAGATTCTGGTGGAGGAATCGCTGAAGGGCTGGAAGGAAGTGGAGTACGAAGTGGTGCGGGATGCCTACGACAACTGCATCACCGTCTGCAACATGGAAAACTTCGACCCCATCGGTATCCACACCGGGGAGAGCATCGTGGTGGCCCCGTCGCAGACCTTGAGCAACCGGGAATACCACAAGCTGCGCAGCATCGGCATCAAAACCATCCGCCACTTGGGCATCGTGGGCGAGTGCAACATTCAGTACGCGCTCGACCCCGTTTCGGAGGATTACCGCGTGATTGAGGTGAACGCGCGCCTGTCGCGCTCCTCGGCGCTGGCCTCCAAGGCCACGGGCTACCCGCTGGCGTTTGTGGCGGCCAAGCTGAGCCTAGGCTACTCGCTGGCCGAGCTGAAAAATAGCGTCACGCAGACCACCTCGGCCTTCTTCGAGCCGGCCCTCGACTACGTAGTAGTGAAGCTGCCGCGCTGGGATTTGGGCAAGTTTGCGGGCGTGAACCGGCAGATTGGCTCGGCCATGAAGAGCGTGGGCGAGGTCATGGCCATTGGCAAATCCTTCGAGGAAGCCATCCAGAAGGGCCTGCGCATGTTGGATACCGGTAAGCGCGGCTTCGTGGCCAACAAGCCCGAGCAGGTGGACAACGCCACCATCGACCAACTGCTGAGCGAGCCGAACGAGGAGCGCATCTTCGCCATCAACCTGGCCTTCGAAGCCGGCTACACCGTCCAGCAGGTCCACGACCTGACCAAGATTGACCTGTGGTTTTTGCAGCGCCTGCTCACCATTTTCGAGTTGGGCCAGCAGCTGGCGGCCAAGCGCGGGAACGGGCTGGACGCGCTGGAAACAAGTTTGCTGCGCGACGTGAAGAAGGCCGGTTTCTCGGACCAGCAGATTGCCGTGAAGGTGCTAGGCGAGGGCGACGTGAAAGCCGACGAGCTGCTGGTGCGCGCCCGCCGCAAGGCCCTGGGCGTGCTGCCCGTCATCAAGCAGATTGATACACTGGCGGCCGAATTTCCGGCCAAAACCAACTACCTCTACAGCACCTACCACGGCACCGAAAACGACCTAGCGCCCGAAACCGATAAGTCGGTGGTGGTGCTGGGCTCGGGCGTGTACCGCATCGGCTCGTCGGTGGAGTTCGACTGGTGCGGCGTGAATGCCGTGCAGACGGCCGCCGAGGAAGGCTACAAAACCATCATCATCAACTACAACCCCGAAACTGTTTCGACCGACTACGACGTGTCGGACCGGCTGTACTTCGAGGAGCTGAGCTTCGAGCGGGTGATGGACATTCTGGAGTTTGAGCAGCCTGAGGGCGTGATTCTGAGCACCGGCGGCCAGATTCCGAACAACCTCGCCACCCGCCTGGCCGACGCCAACGCGCCCATCCTGGGCACCGCGCCAGCCCGCATCGACGAGGCCGAAAACCGCCACAAGTTCTCCAGCATCATGGATGAGCTGGGCATTGCCCAGCCCCGCTGGAAAGAGCTGACTTCGCTCGACGCCATGTTTGAGTTCGTGAACGAAGTGGGCTACCCGGTGCTGATCCGGCCGAGCTACGTGCTGTCGGGGGCATCCATGAACGTGGTGTCCAACGCTTTCGAAATGGAAGCGTTTCTGAAAGCCGCCGTTGAAGTAAGCGCCGAATACCCGGTAGTAGTGTCGGAGTTTATGCAGGAGGCCAAGGAAATTGAGCTGGACGCGGTGGCCGACAAGGGCGAAATCGTGAGCTACGCCATTTCCGAGCACGTGGAGTTTGCCGGCGTGCACTCCGGCGACGCCACCATGTACTACCCGCCCCAGCGCGTGTACGTGGGCACGGTGCGCAAGCTCAAAATCATTGCCGAGAAGATTGCCCGGCGCTACGAAATCAGCGGGCCGTTCAACATTCAGTTCCTGGAGAAAAACCGCGAAATCCGGGTGATTGAGTGCAACATCCGCGCCTCGCGCTCCTTCCCGTTCGTGAGCAAGGTATCGGGCAACAACCTCATCAAAAAGGCCACCCAAGTGCTGCTGGGTAAGGACGTAGCGCGCGACGAGAGCGAGCGGGTGTACGATTTGCCCTTCGTGGGCGTGAAAGCCCCGCAGTTCTCCTTCACCCGCCTGCCCGGCGCCGACCCGGTGCTGCGCGTGGATATGGTGAGCACCGGCGAAGTCGGCTGCCTGGGCGATACCGCCGAGGAAGCCCTGCTGAAATCGATGCTGAGCGTGGGCTATAAGATTCCACAGAAAACGGTGCTGATTTCCGGCGGCCCCATCAAGTCGAAGGTGACGCTGCTTTCGGCCGCCGAGTTGCTGCTGGAGAAAGGCTACCAAATCTACGCCACCGAGGGCACGCACCTCTTCTTCACCGAAAACGACATCCCCAGCACGCTGCTCTTCTGGCCTAACGAGCCGCAGGAACCCAACGTGCTAACCTACCTGAAGGAGAAGAAAATCGACCTAGTCATCAACATCCCCAAAAACCTCTCGAAGGGCGAGCTGGACAACGACTACAAAATCCGCCGCACGGCCGTGGATTTCGGAGTTGGTTTGCTGACGAATGCCCGCCTAGCCAAAGCCTTTATCCAGGCCTTCTGCCGGCTGGAAATGAAGGATCTGAAGATTAAGAGCTGGAACGAGTATAAGGCGATGTAG
- a CDS encoding 5-(carboxyamino)imidazole ribonucleotide synthase: MSHEPQVALTPVFPGSTDAAGRPATLGVLGGGQLGRMLVHAAQRLGYRTAVLEPDAQSPAGLVSHHHIQTNYDDPTGLAQLTDLCQAITTEFENVPAAVLHTLAQARPVAPAAAAVAIAQDRIEEKAHFAACAAVSGVTCAPYAVLETEAQLQTVTTERPDLLPGILKTARLGYDGKGQIRVKTAEELAAAWAELGGVACVLEKMLPLTAECSVLVARGWDGQVVSFAPQRNVHVAGILAVTHAYEGAVPPALAEQARAAAVAIAGHIGYVGVLCMEFFVVADGSAHGGLVVNEMAPRPHNSGHYTLDACDASQFDLQVHTMAGLPLLPPRQHSPAIMLNLLGDVWLDAQGQQQEPDWTAVLALPGAHLHLYGKQQARTGRKMGHLTITGPTVEGVRTVARQAAALLGLPGQDDI, translated from the coding sequence ATGAGCCACGAACCGCAAGTGGCACTAACGCCCGTTTTCCCCGGCAGCACCGACGCTGCCGGCCGGCCGGCCACGCTGGGCGTGCTGGGCGGCGGCCAGCTGGGCCGCATGCTGGTGCACGCGGCCCAGCGCCTGGGTTACCGCACCGCCGTGCTGGAACCCGACGCGCAAAGCCCCGCCGGGCTGGTGAGCCACCACCACATCCAGACCAACTACGACGACCCGACCGGGTTGGCGCAGCTCACGGATTTGTGCCAGGCCATCACCACCGAGTTTGAAAACGTGCCCGCCGCAGTGCTGCACACGCTGGCCCAGGCCCGCCCCGTGGCGCCGGCCGCGGCCGCCGTAGCCATTGCCCAGGACCGCATCGAGGAAAAAGCCCACTTCGCGGCCTGCGCCGCTGTGTCGGGGGTGACGTGCGCGCCCTACGCCGTGCTGGAGACGGAAGCCCAGCTGCAGACCGTGACAACTGAGCGGCCCGATCTGCTGCCCGGCATCCTGAAAACGGCGCGCCTTGGCTACGACGGCAAGGGCCAGATCCGGGTGAAAACCGCGGAGGAGCTGGCCGCCGCCTGGGCGGAGCTGGGCGGCGTGGCCTGCGTGCTGGAAAAGATGCTGCCGCTCACGGCCGAATGCTCGGTGCTGGTGGCGCGCGGCTGGGACGGGCAGGTAGTGAGCTTCGCGCCCCAGCGCAACGTGCACGTGGCCGGCATTCTGGCCGTGACGCACGCCTACGAAGGCGCGGTGCCGCCGGCTTTGGCCGAGCAGGCCCGCGCCGCCGCCGTGGCCATTGCCGGGCATATCGGCTACGTGGGGGTGCTGTGCATGGAGTTTTTTGTGGTAGCCGATGGCAGTGCGCACGGCGGCCTGGTGGTAAACGAAATGGCCCCGCGCCCCCACAACAGCGGCCACTACACCCTAGATGCCTGCGACGCCTCGCAGTTCGACCTGCAGGTGCACACCATGGCGGGCCTGCCCTTGCTGCCGCCCCGCCAGCACTCCCCGGCCATCATGCTCAACCTGCTCGGCGACGTGTGGCTGGATGCCCAGGGCCAGCAGCAGGAGCCCGACTGGACCGCCGTGCTGGCGCTGCCGGGCGCGCACCTGCACCTCTACGGCAAGCAGCAGGCCCGCACCGGCCGCAAAATGGGCCACCTGACCATCACCGGCCCGACGGTGGAAGGCGTCCGAACCGTGGCGCGCCAAGCGGCCGCGCTGCTGGGCCTGCCGGGCCAGGACGACATCTAG
- the dinB gene encoding DNA polymerase IV codes for MDAFYASVEQRDNPALRGKPVAVGGSRARGVVAAASYEARQFGVRSAMPSSTALRKCPELVFVKPRFEVYKEVSRQIRAIFAEYTPLIEPLSLDEAYLDVTENLKGIALATQVAREIRAEILRQTQLTASAGISYNKFLAKLASDHRKPNGQFVIRPEQGLAFVAQLRVGEFHGIGPATAARLNQLGIFSGLDLRQQSEAFLRQHFGKAGGHYYLIARAQDHRPVVPDRVRKSVGSETTFAEDLHTPAELREGLQPCLDSVWDYCQRTGLLGRTLTLKVKYADFQQITRSRTLPAPLASMAALAQISQDLVQSCLPLPKGVRLLGVSLSNLETPEDFIGKQLTLSL; via the coding sequence ATGGACGCGTTTTACGCTTCCGTGGAGCAGCGCGACAACCCGGCACTGCGCGGCAAGCCCGTGGCCGTGGGTGGCTCGCGGGCCCGGGGCGTGGTGGCGGCAGCCAGCTACGAGGCCCGGCAGTTTGGGGTGCGCTCGGCCATGCCCTCCAGCACGGCGCTGCGCAAGTGCCCCGAGCTGGTGTTCGTAAAGCCGCGCTTCGAGGTGTACAAGGAAGTGTCGCGGCAGATCCGGGCCATTTTTGCCGAGTATACGCCCCTCATCGAGCCGCTTTCTTTGGATGAAGCCTACCTCGACGTCACCGAGAACCTGAAAGGCATTGCGCTGGCCACCCAGGTAGCACGGGAAATCCGGGCCGAAATCCTGCGCCAGACCCAACTGACGGCCTCAGCCGGCATCAGCTACAACAAGTTTCTGGCGAAGCTGGCCTCCGACCACCGCAAGCCCAACGGCCAGTTCGTGATTCGGCCCGAACAGGGGCTGGCGTTTGTGGCGCAGCTGCGGGTGGGCGAGTTTCACGGCATCGGGCCGGCTACGGCGGCGCGGCTGAACCAGTTGGGCATCTTCAGCGGGCTGGACCTTAGGCAGCAGTCGGAGGCGTTTCTGCGCCAGCACTTCGGCAAGGCCGGTGGGCACTACTACCTCATCGCCCGCGCTCAGGACCACCGCCCCGTCGTGCCCGACCGGGTGCGCAAGTCGGTAGGCTCCGAAACCACCTTCGCCGAAGACCTGCACACGCCGGCAGAACTGCGCGAAGGCCTGCAGCCCTGCCTCGATTCGGTCTGGGACTACTGCCAGCGCACCGGGCTACTGGGCCGCACGCTCACACTCAAAGTCAAGTACGCCGACTTCCAGCAGATTACGCGCAGCCGCACGCTGCCGGCCCCGCTGGCCAGTATGGCCGCTCTGGCTCAGATCAGCCAGGATCTGGTGCAGAGCTGCCTGCCGCTGCCCAAGGGCGTGCGGCTGCTGGGGGTTTCGCTGTCCAACCTCGAAACGCCGGAAGATTTCATCGGCAAGCAGCTCACGCTCAGCCTTTGA
- a CDS encoding acetylornithine carbamoyltransferase translates to MKNFTSFADAGDYKALLQQALEIKANPYGYQHVGRNKTVGLIFFNPSLRTRLSSVKAAYNLGAQAWVLNAGADSWTLEMADGAVMNGGTQEHIKDAIAVMSQYCDVLGVRTFPTLKDREADYSEEVFRKIMQYATVPVISLESATLHPLQSFADLITVAETKQKERVKVVLTWAPHVRALPQCVPNSFCDWFSEIDWVDFVITHPEGYELDPKFTKGARIEYDQKKALEGADYVQAKNWSSYQQYGQVLQNDPAWMLTPAHMALTDDAKFLHCLPVRRNVEVSDAVLDAPGSLIIQEAGNRTISMQTVLHELLK, encoded by the coding sequence ATGAAAAACTTCACTTCCTTCGCCGATGCGGGCGACTACAAAGCTCTGTTGCAGCAAGCCCTGGAAATCAAGGCTAACCCGTACGGTTACCAGCACGTCGGGCGCAACAAAACCGTTGGGCTCATCTTCTTCAACCCCAGTCTGCGCACCCGGCTCAGCTCGGTGAAGGCGGCCTACAACCTCGGCGCGCAGGCCTGGGTGCTCAACGCCGGGGCCGACTCCTGGACCCTAGAAATGGCCGACGGCGCGGTGATGAACGGCGGCACCCAGGAGCACATCAAGGACGCCATTGCCGTGATGAGCCAGTACTGCGACGTGCTGGGCGTGCGCACTTTCCCAACGCTGAAAGACCGGGAGGCCGACTACAGCGAGGAAGTTTTCCGGAAAATTATGCAGTACGCCACGGTGCCCGTCATCAGTCTGGAAAGCGCCACGCTGCACCCGCTGCAGAGCTTCGCCGACCTGATTACGGTGGCCGAAACCAAGCAGAAGGAGCGCGTGAAAGTGGTGCTCACCTGGGCCCCGCATGTGCGCGCCCTGCCCCAGTGCGTGCCCAACTCGTTCTGCGACTGGTTTTCGGAAATTGACTGGGTGGATTTCGTCATCACCCACCCCGAGGGCTACGAACTGGACCCGAAGTTCACGAAAGGCGCCCGCATCGAGTACGACCAGAAGAAGGCTCTGGAAGGTGCCGACTACGTGCAGGCCAAGAACTGGAGCAGCTACCAGCAGTACGGCCAGGTGCTCCAGAACGACCCCGCCTGGATGCTCACCCCTGCCCACATGGCCCTGACCGACGACGCCAAATTCCTGCACTGCCTGCCCGTGCGTCGCAACGTGGAAGTGTCCGACGCCGTGCTCGATGCGCCCGGCTCGCTCATCATCCAGGAAGCCGGCAACCGCACCATTTCCATGCAAACGGTGCTGCACGAGCTGCTGAAGTAG
- a CDS encoding sce7726 family protein has translation MNDPEIRALLYPLLLGGVYIDELPTGTTRADVVHITPDFLHGYEVKGDADTLQRVPNQLRCYAEVYDFVTFVVTEKHLPKLLPLLPDWVGILVATGEELRPHRAARYNATVEPAPLASLLLLEEVKQFLLARGLHGVSSLRRAEVLHFLRTTQLVPLSSLAQYVRERLMARLPERMAARAERKEERQRLAGLRKRRQARKAARKKARPAPAATKPAKKTPKAK, from the coding sequence ATGAACGACCCGGAAATCCGCGCCCTGCTGTACCCGCTGCTGCTGGGTGGCGTGTACATTGACGAACTGCCCACCGGCACCACCCGCGCCGACGTAGTGCACATCACGCCGGACTTTCTGCATGGCTACGAGGTGAAAGGCGACGCCGACACGTTGCAGCGCGTGCCCAATCAGCTGCGCTGCTACGCTGAGGTGTATGATTTCGTGACGTTTGTGGTGACAGAAAAGCACCTGCCCAAGCTGCTGCCGCTGCTGCCCGACTGGGTAGGCATATTGGTGGCAACAGGGGAGGAACTGCGCCCGCACCGCGCCGCCCGCTACAATGCCACCGTGGAGCCCGCGCCGCTGGCCAGCCTGCTGCTGCTGGAAGAGGTGAAGCAGTTTCTGCTGGCCCGCGGCCTGCACGGCGTGAGCAGCCTGCGCCGGGCGGAGGTGCTGCATTTTCTGCGCACCACGCAGCTGGTGCCGCTTTCCAGCCTCGCCCAATATGTGCGCGAGCGGCTGATGGCGCGCCTGCCCGAGCGCATGGCCGCCCGCGCCGAACGCAAAGAGGAACGGCAGCGGCTGGCCGGCCTGCGCAAGCGTCGCCAAGCCCGCAAAGCCGCCCGCAAGAAAGCCCGGCCCGCGCCGGCGGCCACCAAACCTGCCAAAAAGACGCCCAAGGCCAAGTAA
- the carA gene encoding glutamine-hydrolyzing carbamoyl-phosphate synthase small subunit: MDQTVKLILEDGTEIEGQSFGAFTSAAGEVVFSTAMTGYPENLTDPSFAGQILVLTYPMVGNYGVPGEELYESVSRIFESDKIHIAGLVVNYYSEEHSHWNAAKSLGDWLKEYNIPGIFGVDTRMLTKKLREKGAMLGKIVAETDVPLHDPNLENLVAQVSPAGVQHYGHGQHKIVLVDCGTKTNIIRCFLERDVELIRVPWDYDFTTLDYDGLFLSNGPGDPKMCEATIQNLQKALQQDKPIFGICLGSQLMGLAAGGDTFKLKYGHRSHNQPVKLTGTQRCYITSQNHGFAVDTATLPAEWNMLFENLNDGTCEGIKHKTKPFFSTQFHPEAAGGPQDTEFLFDDFLKAVAEYKTTTM; this comes from the coding sequence ATGGATCAAACAGTAAAACTTATCCTCGAAGACGGCACCGAAATCGAAGGTCAGTCCTTCGGCGCCTTCACCTCCGCCGCGGGCGAAGTGGTGTTCAGCACGGCCATGACCGGCTACCCCGAAAACCTCACCGATCCGTCCTTCGCCGGCCAGATTCTGGTGCTTACCTACCCCATGGTGGGCAACTACGGCGTGCCCGGCGAGGAGCTCTACGAGTCGGTTTCCCGGATTTTTGAGTCGGATAAGATTCACATTGCCGGGCTGGTGGTGAACTACTACTCCGAGGAGCACAGCCACTGGAACGCCGCCAAAAGCCTCGGCGACTGGCTGAAGGAGTACAACATTCCCGGCATTTTCGGCGTCGATACCCGCATGCTCACCAAGAAGTTGCGCGAGAAAGGCGCCATGCTGGGCAAAATTGTGGCCGAAACCGACGTGCCCCTGCACGACCCCAACCTCGAAAACCTGGTGGCGCAGGTGAGCCCGGCCGGCGTGCAGCACTACGGCCACGGCCAGCACAAAATCGTGCTCGTGGACTGCGGCACCAAAACCAACATCATCCGCTGCTTCCTGGAGCGCGACGTGGAGCTGATTCGGGTGCCCTGGGACTACGATTTCACGACCCTCGATTACGACGGCCTGTTCCTGAGCAACGGCCCCGGCGACCCCAAAATGTGCGAGGCCACCATCCAGAACCTCCAGAAAGCCCTGCAACAGGACAAGCCGATTTTCGGCATCTGCCTGGGCAGCCAGCTCATGGGCCTGGCGGCAGGCGGCGACACCTTCAAGCTGAAATACGGCCACCGCAGCCACAACCAGCCCGTGAAGCTCACCGGCACCCAGCGCTGCTACATCACCAGCCAGAACCACGGATTTGCAGTGGACACCGCTACCCTGCCCGCCGAGTGGAACATGCTGTTCGAGAACCTCAACGACGGCACCTGCGAAGGCATCAAGCACAAAACCAAGCCGTTCTTCTCCACCCAGTTCCACCCCGAAGCCGCCGGCGGCCCGCAGGATACGGAGTTTCTGTTTGATGACTTCCTAAAGGCGGTAGCAGAATATAAGACCACTACGATGTAG